From a single Rutidosis leptorrhynchoides isolate AG116_Rl617_1_P2 chromosome 5, CSIRO_AGI_Rlap_v1, whole genome shotgun sequence genomic region:
- the LOC139847783 gene encoding ent-kaurene oxidase-like, which translates to MDAVISIAGTAVAVVVAIIFWYLRSNSSNHSRQSNNLPSVPVVPGVPVLGNLLQLTEKKPYMTFTKWANIYGPIYSIKTGATSLVVVSSSEIAKEAMVTRFSSISTRKLSKALEILTSNKTMVAMSDYDDYHRMVKRNILTAVLGPNAQKKHRVHRDTVIENLTNQLHACVEKTPNEEVDLRKIFQSELFGLALRQTMGKDVESLYVTDLGITMKRDEIFQVLVVDPMMGAIDVDWRDFFPYFKWVPNKKFENTINQMYIRRKAVMKALIQQHKQRIASGENLNSYIDYLLSEAQTLNDEQLLMSLWEPIIESSDTTMVTTEWAMYELCKNPKLQDRLYRDIESVCGPEKITEEKLSQVPYISAIFHETLRRHSPVPIIPLRYVHEDTEIGGYHVPAGTEIAVNIYGCNMDEKVWENPEEWNPERFMTGYDTNDFQKTMAFGAGKRVCAGSLQAMLNSCIAIGRMVQEFEWKLKNNVQEEINTLGLTTQMRNPLRVLIKPRQ; encoded by the exons atggaCGCCGTAATTTCAATCGCCGGCACGGCGGTTGCCGTCGTCGTTGCGATTATCTTCTGGTATCTTCGAAGCAACTCTTCCAATCACAGCCGTCAATCAAATAACCTCCCCTCTGTTCCTG TGGTCCCTGGGGTACCAGTGTTGGGGAATTTGTTGCAATTAACGGAGAAGAAACCATACATGACATTTACTAAATGGGCTAATATTTATGGGCCTATTTATTCTATTAAAACTGGAGCTACTTCATTGGTAGTTGTTAGTTCTAGTGAAATTGCTAAAGAG GCAATGGTAACCCGATTTTCGTCGATATCAACCAGAAAGCTATCTAAGGCATTAGAAATCCTAACTTCCAATAAAACCATGGTCGCTATGAGTGATTACGACGACTATCATAGGATGGTCAAACGCAATATACTCACTGCTGTTTTGGGACCAAATGCTCAG AAGAAGCACCGTGTCCATAGAGACACTGTGATTGAGAATTTGACAAACCAACTGCACGCCTGCGTTGAAAAAACTCCTAACGAAGAAGTGGATCTAAGAAAAATATTCCAGTCCGAGCTTTTTGGATTAGCATTAAGACAA acgaTGGGTAAGGATGTGGAAAGCTTATATGTGACCGATCTTGGAATCACCATGAAACGAGACGAGATCTTTCAGGTATTAGTTGTCGACCCAATGATGGGTGCCATTGATGTCGACTGGAGAGATTTTTTCCCGTATTTTAAGTGGGTCCCGAATAAAAAATTCGAGAACACAATCAACCAAATGTATATCCGGAGAAAGGCCGTGATGAAGGCCCTAATTCAACAACATAAACAACGTATTGCTTCGGGAGag AACTTGAACAGTTACATTGATTACTTGTTATCAGAAGCACAAACGTTGAATGATGAACAATTGCTTATGTCACTATGGGAACCAATTATCGAATCATCAGATACAACTATGGTCACCACAGAATGGGCAATGTATGAACTTTGTAAGAATCCCAAGTTACAG GATCGTCTGTATCGGGACATTGAAAGTGTGTGTGGGCCAGAGAAGATTACAGAAGAGAAATTGTCTCAGGTGCCGTACATTTCGGCTATTTTTCACGAAACGTTAAGAAGGCACAGCCCTGTTCCGATCATTCCGCTAAGATACGTGCACGAAGATACAGAAATAGGAGGTTACCATGTTCCTGCTGGAACCGAG ATAGCGGTAAACATTTATGGATGTAATATGGACGAGAAAGTGTGGGAGAATCCTGAAGAGTGGAATCCGGAGAGGTTTATGACTGGATACGACACTAACGACTTCCAGAAAACAATGGCGTTTGGAGCCGGAAAAAGGGTGTGTGCCGGTTCTCTTCAAGCAATGTTAAATTCTTGCATTGCTATTGGTAGGATGGTGCAAGAGTTCGAGTGGAAACTGAAAAACAATGTTCAAGAAGAAATAAATACCCTCGGGCTAACCACACAGATGCGTAATCCACTGCGTGTCCTAATTAAGCCCAGACAGTGA
- the LOC139848199 gene encoding serpin-ZX-like has protein sequence MNTQQSIKNQTHVSITLSNHLLNKSHNSNVVFSPLSIHVVLNLIAAGSKGQTLDQLLSFLKAKNIDELNALSSQLVSMIMVDGSPVGGPRLSFANGVWVEQTVSLKPSFKQVVETVHKAACNQVNFQTRAAEVAKEVNLWAEKQTNGLIKDIIPVDAVDKYTRLIFANAIYFKGAWREKFNQSKTKDFDFHLLDGSKVQVPFMTSKKKQFLRKYDDFKVLGLPYENGNDKRRFTMYIFLPDTKDGLPSLIQKVSSQSDFLDRHIPHRKVEVGQFLIPKFKISFRFEASDMLKELGLLLPFSNTEGLTEMVNSYADEKLYVSSIQHKSFVEVNEEGTEAAAVTAAVIRTRSFVPTYDKVDFVADHPFLFVIKEDTSGAVLFMGQVIDPTIN, from the exons ATGAACACTCAACAATCAATCAAAAACCAAACCCATGTTTCAATTACACTTTCAAATCACCTGCTGAACAAATCCCACAATTCGAACGTTGTTTTCTCTCCGCTTTCAATCCATGTCGTTCTTAACTTGATCGCAGCAGGTTCAAAAGGCCAAACACTTGACCAGTTACTATCTTTTTTGAAAGCAAAAAACATTGATGAACTCAATGCTCTTTCTTCACAGCTTGTGTCCATGATCATGGTAGATGGTAGCCCAGTTGGTGGGCCACGGTTGTCTTTTGCAAATGGGGTTTGGGTTGAGCAAACTGTTTCTCTTAAACCTTCTTTTAAACAGGTTGTGGAAACTGTTCATAAAGCTGCTTGTAATCAAGTCAATTTCCAAACCAGG GCTGCTGAGGTAGCTAAAGAAGTGAATTTGTGGGCCGAAAAACAAACTAATGGTCTCATCAAAGACATCATTCCTGTTGATGCGGTTGATAAATATACAAGGCTCATCTTTGCAAATGCAATCTATTTTAAGGGAGCCTGGAGAGAAAAGTTTAACCAGTCAAAGACTAAAGACTTTGACTTTCACCTTCTTGATGGGAGCAAAGTTCAAGTACCCTTCATGACAAGCAAGAAAAAACAATTCTTACGCAAATATGATGATTTTAAAGTATTGGGTCTTCCATATGAAAATGGTAATGATAAACGACGTTTCACAATGTACATCTTCCTCCCAGATACAAAAGACGGCCTTCCATCTTTGATACAGAAAGTCAGCTCGCAATCTGACTTCTTGGACCGTCACATTCCACACCGAAAAGTAGAGGTTGGGCAGTTTTTGATCCCGAAGTTTAAGATCTCATTTAGGTTTGAAGCTTCTGATATGTTGAAAGAATTAGGCCTCTTGTTGCCTTTTAGCAACACAGAAGGTTTGACTGAAATGGTCAACTCTTATGCGGATGAAAAGTTATATGTTTCGAGCATTCAACATAAATCATTCGTGGAGGTAAACGAAGAAGGTACAGAAGCAGCAGCAGTCACTGCAGCCGTCATTAGGACGAGGTCCTTTGTACCTACTTATGATAAGGTTGACTTTGTGGCGGATCATCCTTTTTTATTTGTGATTAAAGAAGATACAAGTGGAGCTGTGTTGTTTATGGGTCAAGTAATTGACCCAACTATCAACTGA